One Patescibacteria group bacterium DNA segment encodes these proteins:
- a CDS encoding proline--tRNA ligase (catalyzes the formation of prolyl-tRNA(Pro) from proline and tRNA(Pro)), translating to KMLENQEKFLYERAKKNMDANIRMARDYGEFKDLMRTKKGFIKAFWCEGERCEAKIKEETKATTRLLPLDAKEEAGKCIYCGAPSKHIWYFAQAY from the coding sequence AAAAATGCTTGAAAATCAGGAAAAATTTTTATACGAAAGAGCGAAAAAGAATATGGACGCGAATATAAGAATGGCGAGGGATTACGGGGAATTTAAGGATTTAATGAGGACAAAAAAGGGTTTTATTAAGGCTTTTTGGTGCGAAGGGGAGCGATGCGAGGCGAAAATAAAAGAGGAAACTAAAGCAACCACGCGCCTTTTGCCTTTGGACGCAAAAGAAGAAGCTGGAAAGTGTATTTATTGCGGAGCGCCCTCCAAGCATATTTGGTATTTTGCGCAGGCATATTAG